In a single window of the Methanolobus psychrophilus R15 genome:
- a CDS encoding peptidase U62, modulator of DNA gyrase — MMYELASKGLKAAVDAGADEAEILLIEDHKTSVDIRKGEIEGAKENISQGLGIRAIVNGAVGFASTNIMSHIEDTARSAVRSARVRERDPDWISLPYASEYPKVSGTMDPELEQMELDACILQTVKMIEGTGTFPGIIVTSGSFSRSFGKRLIMNTNGVEVEENSTGISGFADVITIKGDVSTAYDFAISRKNDLDFTAIGRNAAELACRSQQGISIEPQRTDVILHPFAFADLLGSAFIPSIDADNVQKERSNLRGKIGEQIATERLSITDDGILDGGIETGKSDDEGVPSQRTKVVENGIFRSYLYDTYTAGKDNVKSTGNASRGSYFSTPSVGPRNFIIDHPGLDIIADTDKGVYVNTVIGAHTANSISGDFSVEARNTFTIKDGQIDKPVRSLMISGNIFEMLTKINGSGTDIRKVGGIVTPSIRIPGMSVVG, encoded by the coding sequence ATGATGTATGAACTTGCAAGCAAAGGACTCAAAGCTGCAGTGGATGCAGGTGCCGATGAAGCAGAGATACTGCTTATTGAGGATCACAAGACTTCAGTGGATATCCGCAAGGGCGAGATAGAAGGTGCAAAGGAGAACATTTCCCAGGGACTGGGCATCCGTGCCATTGTCAACGGTGCTGTAGGTTTTGCAAGCACTAACATCATGAGCCACATAGAGGATACAGCCAGGAGCGCCGTCAGGTCAGCCAGGGTCCGCGAGAGAGATCCTGACTGGATATCATTGCCTTATGCGAGTGAATATCCCAAAGTGTCCGGCACAATGGACCCGGAACTTGAGCAAATGGAGCTCGATGCCTGCATTCTCCAGACAGTAAAGATGATCGAAGGAACAGGGACATTCCCTGGAATCATTGTTACCTCAGGCAGCTTTTCCCGCAGTTTTGGAAAGCGTCTGATAATGAACACGAACGGCGTTGAAGTGGAGGAGAACTCCACAGGTATCTCTGGCTTTGCGGATGTCATCACAATAAAAGGTGATGTGTCTACAGCCTACGATTTCGCAATATCCCGGAAGAACGATCTCGATTTCACTGCGATTGGCAGGAATGCAGCAGAACTTGCCTGCAGGTCACAACAGGGAATATCCATCGAGCCGCAAAGAACAGATGTTATCCTGCACCCTTTCGCATTTGCTGACCTGCTGGGAAGTGCATTCATACCATCCATAGATGCTGACAATGTCCAGAAAGAACGCTCCAACCTGAGAGGAAAGATCGGAGAACAGATAGCCACTGAAAGGCTTTCCATAACCGATGATGGAATACTCGACGGAGGTATCGAGACTGGCAAGTCCGACGATGAAGGAGTTCCCTCGCAAAGGACAAAAGTTGTAGAAAATGGTATTTTCAGATCCTACCTGTATGATACGTACACAGCAGGCAAGGACAATGTCAAAAGCACTGGAAATGCTTCAAGGGGCTCATATTTCTCAACGCCTTCTGTAGGCCCCAGGAATTTTATCATTGATCATCCGGGCCTTGATATAATAGCCGACACCGATAAAGGTGTCTACGTGAATACGGTCATTGGCGCCCACACTGCTAATTCAATATCAGGGGACTTTTCTGTGGAAGCAAGGAATACCTTCACTATAAAGGACGGGCAGATTGATAAACCGGTGAGATCCCTGATGATATCAGGCAATATATTCGAGATGCTCACAAAGATCAATGGTTCAGGTACGGATATACGTAAAGTGGGAGGGATTGTCACCCCATCGATCAGGATTCCGGGAATGAGCGTTGTGGGATGA
- a CDS encoding PmbA/TldD family protein has translation MYRVDFFDAKIIEGTTTSIVLDNGNIKEVSENYTKGAGVRALSGGSWGYTSVDGDFDLNKAIGAASELAVGMDERSHKEKVEMLDISKPVARNMPQIKVDPRDVSLEEKVRLLKEIGSRAKIDGISSTSAVYSESSYKVLYTDSTGIEGEYELVRTGFAISAVASREGVYQAGRESRFGVTGYEIFEKHDAFALAEAAANTALQLLDAKPAKGGNLPVILDPELAGVFAHEAVGHASEADLVLEGSSILENRLGQQIASPLINIIDDPTLHEYGFFPFDDEGTQSGKTVLIRDGVFNSYLHSRETAAKLGGQPGHCRAQGHAKPIVRMSNTYIDNGTSKFEEMLEEIKNGVYLIGSRGGQVNTGEGVFQFNAEKGYLVENGQLTTLIRDVSLSGKTLEILNNVKMVGNDLTLTSGRCGKGGQLVPVTDGSPHLMVSEALVGGA, from the coding sequence ATGTACAGGGTCGACTTTTTCGATGCAAAGATCATTGAGGGGACAACAACGTCGATCGTCCTCGATAACGGAAACATAAAGGAAGTGTCCGAGAATTACACAAAGGGAGCCGGTGTGCGTGCCCTGAGCGGAGGCTCATGGGGATATACTTCGGTAGACGGGGACTTTGATCTGAACAAAGCCATCGGTGCAGCATCAGAACTTGCTGTCGGGATGGATGAAAGGTCACACAAGGAAAAGGTAGAGATGCTCGATATCTCAAAACCTGTTGCCAGGAATATGCCACAGATTAAGGTTGACCCAAGGGATGTTTCCCTCGAAGAGAAGGTCAGGTTATTAAAAGAGATAGGTTCAAGGGCAAAGATCGATGGTATTTCCAGCACCAGCGCTGTTTACAGTGAGTCTTCATACAAGGTGTTGTACACAGACTCCACCGGCATCGAGGGAGAATATGAACTCGTCCGTACTGGCTTTGCCATCAGTGCTGTTGCATCCAGAGAAGGAGTGTACCAGGCAGGCAGGGAAAGCAGGTTCGGAGTTACAGGATACGAGATATTTGAAAAGCATGATGCTTTCGCACTTGCAGAGGCTGCAGCAAATACAGCACTTCAACTGCTTGATGCAAAGCCTGCAAAAGGCGGGAATCTGCCGGTCATACTTGACCCGGAGCTTGCCGGCGTATTTGCGCATGAGGCTGTTGGCCATGCATCCGAAGCCGACCTTGTGCTTGAGGGCAGCTCCATACTTGAGAACAGGCTAGGACAGCAGATAGCTTCCCCACTCATCAATATTATAGACGACCCCACACTGCATGAATATGGGTTCTTCCCATTTGACGATGAGGGGACACAGTCAGGGAAGACAGTCCTTATCAGAGACGGAGTGTTCAATTCATACCTGCACTCCAGGGAAACAGCTGCAAAGCTTGGAGGACAGCCTGGTCACTGCCGGGCGCAGGGTCATGCAAAGCCTATCGTCAGGATGAGCAACACTTACATCGACAACGGCACTTCGAAATTTGAAGAAATGCTTGAAGAGATCAAGAACGGAGTATATCTCATAGGCTCCAGGGGAGGACAGGTTAACACCGGAGAAGGTGTGTTCCAGTTCAATGCAGAAAAGGGTTATCTTGTTGAGAACGGACAACTCACAACCCTGATAAGGGACGTTTCACTTTCGGGCAAGACTCTTGAGATCCTGAACAATGTGAAGATGGTCGGTAATGACCTTACCCTCACCTCAGGCAGGTGTGGCAAAGGTGGACAGCTGGTGCCTGTGACAGACGGCTCACCTCACCTGATGGTCTCCGAGGCCCTGGTGGGTGGTGCCTGA
- a CDS encoding ATP-dependent protease Lon, whose translation MDNEITISGDERGLYGDTFDTTDSIDVPKLLIDQIIGQEHAVEVVKKAASQRRHVMMIGSPGTGKSLLAKAMAELLPKEELQDILAYPNPEDNNNPKIRLVPAGKGREIVMAHKMEAQKKVQSRNMLMMILVFGIVIYSFYVGQLLWGIIAAILILLLTRQLLPKDDMMIPKMIVSNYQKEHASFMDATGTHAGALLGDVRHDPFQSGGLETPAHDRVESGDIHKAHKGVLFIDEINTLSIESQQSLLTALQEKEYPITGQSERSSGALVKTEPVPCDFIMVAAGNLDAMEKMHPALRSRIKGYGYELFMRESMEDNPENRKNLVRFVAQEVMRDGHIPPFDKSAVDEVIREAQRRAGRKGHLTLKLRDLGGLVRVAGDIAHAEDVTVVTARHVLAAKKMARSIEQQLADSYLERKKDYQLFKKKGGAIGRVNGLAVLGGDSGIVLPIIAEVTPSQSSSEGRVIATGMLKDIAKEAVQNVSAVIKNITGKNVTNHDIHIQFIGTYEGVEGDSASISIATAVISALEGIPIDQSVAMTGSLSVRGDVLPIGGVTYKIEAAAQAGIKKVIIPKSNEDDVLIEEAYKDKIEIVPVTNIIEVIEHSLVGPEKNRIMEKLQNITNFRLNLDMPDVVPA comes from the coding sequence ATGGATAATGAAATAACTATTTCTGGCGATGAGAGAGGGCTCTATGGTGATACTTTTGATACTACAGACTCTATTGACGTCCCCAAACTCCTGATCGACCAGATCATAGGACAGGAACACGCAGTAGAGGTTGTCAAAAAAGCAGCCAGCCAGAGAAGGCACGTAATGATGATCGGAAGCCCTGGTACTGGCAAGTCTCTGCTAGCTAAGGCTATGGCAGAGCTTTTGCCAAAAGAAGAGCTTCAGGATATACTCGCGTATCCTAACCCTGAAGATAATAATAACCCCAAGATAAGATTAGTTCCCGCCGGCAAAGGCAGGGAAATTGTCATGGCCCACAAAATGGAGGCACAGAAGAAAGTGCAATCCAGGAACATGCTTATGATGATACTGGTGTTTGGTATAGTCATATACTCGTTCTATGTAGGCCAGCTGCTTTGGGGTATCATTGCTGCCATACTGATATTGTTGCTTACGCGTCAACTCCTTCCAAAAGACGATATGATGATACCAAAAATGATAGTATCAAATTATCAGAAAGAGCATGCTTCTTTCATGGATGCGACAGGAACCCACGCAGGCGCTCTGCTTGGCGATGTCAGGCATGATCCATTCCAGTCGGGGGGTCTTGAGACCCCAGCTCATGACAGGGTAGAGAGCGGAGATATCCACAAAGCCCACAAAGGTGTGCTCTTCATAGACGAGATCAACACTCTGAGCATTGAATCCCAGCAGAGCCTGCTGACTGCGCTCCAGGAGAAGGAGTACCCCATCACAGGACAGTCAGAAAGGAGCTCCGGAGCACTTGTTAAGACAGAGCCTGTTCCATGTGACTTCATCATGGTTGCAGCAGGTAACCTGGATGCTATGGAAAAGATGCATCCTGCTCTGAGATCCCGTATAAAAGGTTACGGCTACGAACTGTTCATGCGTGAGTCCATGGAAGATAATCCAGAGAACAGAAAGAACCTTGTAAGGTTCGTTGCACAGGAAGTCATGAGAGACGGCCATATACCGCCTTTTGACAAGAGCGCGGTTGACGAAGTTATACGCGAAGCCCAGAGAAGGGCAGGAAGGAAAGGACACCTTACACTGAAGCTGCGTGACCTCGGAGGACTTGTCAGGGTTGCCGGAGATATCGCACACGCAGAAGACGTGACCGTGGTCACTGCAAGGCACGTGCTTGCAGCTAAGAAAATGGCCAGATCCATAGAGCAGCAGCTTGCTGACAGTTACCTGGAGCGCAAGAAGGATTACCAGCTCTTCAAAAAGAAAGGAGGAGCCATAGGGCGAGTCAACGGACTTGCGGTCCTTGGAGGCGATTCGGGTATTGTGTTGCCCATAATAGCTGAAGTGACGCCTTCCCAATCCAGTTCAGAAGGCCGTGTCATCGCCACAGGTATGCTTAAAGACATAGCAAAGGAAGCTGTCCAGAACGTATCCGCAGTCATCAAGAACATCACAGGGAAGAATGTCACCAATCATGACATCCACATCCAGTTCATAGGCACCTATGAAGGAGTGGAAGGCGACAGTGCTTCAATATCGATAGCAACTGCAGTCATATCTGCACTTGAAGGGATACCTATAGATCAGTCTGTTGCGATGACTGGCTCACTTTCCGTAAGAGGAGATGTCCTGCCAATAGGCGGTGTGACATATAAGATCGAAGCAGCTGCACAGGCAGGAATCAAGAAGGTCATTATCCCCAAATCCAATGAGGATGATGTGCTTATAGAGGAAGCATATAAGGATAAGATAGAGATAGTGCCTGTAACAAACATTATCGAAGTAATTGAGCACAGCCTGGTCGGTCCTGAAAAGAACCGTATCATGGAGAAGCTACAGAACATAACGAACTTTAGATTGAATCTGGATATGCCAGACGTGGTCCCTGCGTGA
- a CDS encoding phosphoesterase PA-phosphatase-like protein — MDILTAIALMTVMAPVVILLTLIAYYTLLPKEYMISNGKKNDYLAPLRIAYEVLPYILLVSVVYILAKSQETITAALDITPTYTIAHSILLLEGNTVSAFQTIASPALTYFSAFIYLFGFSFLLIFTFVALICSGKVSVLQEYAIAITVAYIIAFPFQVLAPVRVTGYTLPNVVPLLYQLSPVILEGLRSVDPYFDNCFPSLHAALSIIAMLIIVLRTNLMKYKVVAVLLTLSIQFTIFYLGIHWITDFFGGLVLAVISCGIAIRYRDRIVKRIRMIRETVHPFLE, encoded by the coding sequence GTGGATATACTGACAGCTATTGCCCTGATGACTGTAATGGCGCCTGTTGTCATATTATTGACCTTGATAGCTTATTATACTCTGCTGCCTAAAGAGTACATGATATCCAACGGCAAAAAAAATGATTACTTAGCACCGCTTAGAATTGCATATGAGGTGCTTCCTTATATTTTATTGGTATCTGTCGTGTACATACTTGCCAAATCACAGGAAACTATTACGGCTGCGCTGGATATAACGCCAACATATACAATCGCACATAGTATATTGCTCTTAGAAGGCAACACCGTGAGTGCATTCCAGACAATTGCAAGTCCGGCACTGACATATTTCAGTGCCTTCATCTACCTGTTCGGTTTCTCTTTCCTGCTCATCTTCACTTTTGTGGCTCTCATATGCAGCGGTAAGGTATCTGTCCTGCAGGAGTATGCCATTGCCATAACGGTAGCTTATATTATTGCTTTCCCTTTCCAGGTGCTGGCTCCGGTGAGGGTAACAGGTTATACACTTCCCAACGTAGTTCCCCTGCTCTATCAGCTGAGTCCTGTAATACTTGAGGGTTTAAGGAGCGTTGACCCTTATTTCGATAACTGTTTTCCCAGCCTGCATGCCGCGCTTTCCATTATTGCCATGCTGATAATTGTCCTGAGGACCAACCTCATGAAATATAAGGTAGTAGCTGTCCTGCTTACCCTCTCCATCCAGTTCACTATATTCTATCTGGGTATACACTGGATAACTGATTTCTTCGGAGGGCTGGTGCTTGCAGTTATAAGTTGTGGCATTGCCATCCGGTACAGGGACCGGATAGTAAAGAGGATTAGGATGATCCGGGAAACTGTGCATCCCTTCCTGGAATAA
- a CDS encoding ferric reductase domain-containing protein, producing MKYERELIVSSLVVVAGIILFFLLQERDVAIRMAVRAAGLFGYLFLSLAIVSSEYMLQMRKVFGRPFMNVHHHLARVGVVLILIHPILIAYQFGLNAFLPVFYPFMDFLGLAGRPALYLIIIAVLAGVYRKRIPKKWKNIHALNYLGFVLVFFHAWIIGTDLQYGLMQALWIALVLIVLAVFVRKHIIPTPVRKKNAGKGKPENKQE from the coding sequence ATGAAGTATGAAAGAGAGCTCATAGTTTCCTCTTTGGTGGTTGTGGCAGGGATAATACTTTTCTTCCTGTTACAGGAAAGGGATGTAGCAATAAGGATGGCCGTCAGGGCAGCAGGACTCTTCGGGTATCTTTTCCTCTCCCTTGCAATAGTGTCATCGGAGTACATGCTCCAGATGAGGAAGGTGTTTGGGAGGCCTTTTATGAATGTCCACCATCATCTTGCAAGAGTAGGGGTTGTTTTGATCCTGATACATCCAATCCTTATTGCCTACCAATTCGGCTTGAACGCGTTTTTACCTGTTTTCTATCCTTTTATGGACTTCCTGGGGCTTGCAGGCAGGCCTGCCCTTTACCTCATCATAATAGCGGTTCTGGCAGGTGTTTACAGAAAGAGGATACCTAAAAAATGGAAGAACATCCACGCATTGAATTACCTGGGATTCGTACTCGTCTTCTTTCATGCATGGATCATAGGCACGGACCTCCAATACGGCCTGATGCAGGCTCTCTGGATCGCTCTGGTGCTTATCGTGCTTGCTGTCTTTGTTCGCAAACATATCATACCAACACCTGTCAGGAAGAAGAATGCAGGAAAGGGCAAACCGGAAAACAAGCAGGAATGA
- a CDS encoding putative signal transduction protein: MVNEKILVVEDEKIVALDIKHSLESFGYIVPCMASTGEDAIKMAKKHNPDLVLMDIVLRGDIDGIEAASVIHTNYKIPVVYLTAYSDERTLHRAKMTEPFGHILKPFDNRELRTNIEIALHKKALEKEKLFQNDSWVTSLLDNVGDAIISTDALGRVKHINLLAQALTGYRLEDALGEPIDRILRVICETTGKTVLNPTEKVLKEGTFYGLCEGTVLVSRENNHIPVDVIGSPIKNSNNETIGAVIVFCDITERRHLEKSFLNYMLNTEINPTVNH, encoded by the coding sequence ATGGTGAATGAAAAAATACTGGTAGTCGAAGATGAGAAGATAGTTGCCCTGGATATCAAGCATAGCCTGGAAAGTTTCGGGTATATAGTACCCTGTATGGCATCAACCGGAGAGGATGCTATAAAGATGGCCAAGAAACACAACCCTGATCTTGTATTGATGGATATTGTGCTCAGAGGGGACATTGACGGAATTGAGGCTGCTTCGGTCATACACACCAACTATAAGATCCCAGTGGTCTACCTTACTGCATATTCCGATGAAAGGACGTTGCACAGAGCGAAAATGACAGAGCCCTTCGGACATATACTGAAGCCTTTTGATAACAGGGAACTTAGAACTAACATAGAGATCGCCCTGCATAAGAAAGCACTAGAGAAGGAAAAGTTGTTTCAGAACGACAGCTGGGTCACTTCATTGCTTGATAATGTAGGAGATGCCATCATTTCCACGGATGCTTTGGGAAGGGTCAAGCACATAAACCTGTTGGCACAGGCATTGACAGGATACAGGCTGGAAGATGCATTAGGAGAGCCAATTGACCGCATTCTTCGGGTAATATGCGAAACCACAGGAAAAACAGTGTTGAACCCCACAGAGAAAGTCCTGAAAGAAGGGACCTTTTATGGCCTTTGTGAAGGAACTGTGCTTGTTTCCAGAGAGAACAACCATATACCTGTCGATGTCATCGGCTCACCCATCAAGAACAGCAATAACGAGACAATCGGAGCTGTCATTGTCTTTTGTGATATCACGGAAAGAAGGCATCTTGAAAAGTCTTTTTTGAATTATATGTTGAATACCGAGATCAACCCGACAGTCAACCATTAG
- a CDS encoding nitrogen regulatory protein P-II, giving the protein MSNENDLVLIVTIVKKGWGDKVVKASRKAGARGGTIIFGRGTGVHENKSLLGMLIEPEKEIVLTLSEHSNADAIIDSINRNVGLNKPGCGLGFVVPLERVFGTAHILCDLHQQCDLHSPVADEEVSDRRDKT; this is encoded by the coding sequence ATGTCTAATGAAAATGATCTGGTCCTGATAGTGACAATAGTAAAAAAAGGGTGGGGTGACAAGGTTGTAAAAGCATCCCGTAAAGCAGGAGCCAGAGGAGGAACAATTATCTTTGGGCGCGGCACAGGTGTCCATGAGAACAAAAGTCTCCTTGGCATGCTTATAGAGCCCGAAAAAGAAATAGTTCTCACCTTATCTGAACATTCAAATGCAGATGCGATCATAGATTCCATCAATAGAAATGTAGGCCTTAATAAGCCAGGTTGTGGACTGGGATTCGTGGTCCCTCTTGAAAGGGTATTCGGGACTGCACATATCTTGTGCGATTTGCATCAACAGTGCGATCTCCATTCTCCTGTGGCAGACGAAGAAGTTAGCGACCGAAGGGATAAAACTTAA
- a CDS encoding major facilitator superfamily MFS_1: MQRLPAESKKMSSTSSGHLDPQLYILSLSKLFKDMGTGMLAFMIPLYIVDLHSTLFASTPIVVKAGLVATAFGISNTISQPIMGNLSDRMDRRKSFILAGMVGFTILSFIYANTRQFEYVVLFRFVQGITVGVAVPAIVAMVTHFSTSRTRGKAIGLYSSLRGLGFGSGPIVGGAVVNYYGYEAAFYVCALLGILSTSLVFFFVKETHGDIQDKTSGGVSYAKDPQFIVLAVAMFMMMVGIMIIFAFLPEYRIRFNASELSLSMAVSAYVLVRVLFQTPMGMISDRVGRKKMVAYGLLLNVPIVIGLGYAGSITELIILRALQGISMAAVETPVMALAVELTGGNAVSSRVSIITAAQAGGMALGPIMGGLLAGYVSFRTPFYLCGALILLSFFLILAKVKEPGKTNG; encoded by the coding sequence ATGCAAAGATTGCCTGCAGAATCTAAGAAAATGAGCAGTACCTCTTCAGGGCACCTTGACCCTCAGCTTTACATCCTTTCTCTTTCGAAACTTTTCAAGGACATGGGTACTGGAATGCTTGCCTTTATGATCCCGCTTTATATAGTAGATCTCCATAGCACACTTTTTGCATCCACTCCTATTGTAGTGAAGGCAGGCCTGGTAGCAACAGCATTTGGCATCTCCAATACGATCTCTCAGCCGATTATGGGAAACCTCTCCGACAGGATGGATCGCAGGAAGTCCTTCATCCTTGCTGGAATGGTGGGTTTCACTATTCTTTCTTTCATCTATGCAAATACCAGGCAGTTCGAGTATGTGGTTCTTTTCCGCTTTGTCCAGGGGATAACCGTGGGTGTGGCAGTTCCTGCTATTGTGGCGATGGTGACGCACTTTTCCACAAGCAGGACAAGGGGGAAAGCCATAGGGCTTTATTCGTCACTGAGGGGATTGGGTTTTGGCAGCGGTCCTATCGTCGGAGGTGCTGTAGTAAATTACTATGGGTACGAGGCAGCCTTCTATGTATGTGCCCTTCTGGGCATTCTGAGCACCTCGCTCGTATTTTTCTTTGTAAAAGAAACGCATGGCGACATACAGGATAAAACATCAGGTGGTGTATCATACGCTAAAGACCCACAGTTCATTGTGCTTGCGGTTGCCATGTTCATGATGATGGTAGGTATCATGATAATATTTGCATTCCTCCCGGAATACAGGATCCGGTTCAATGCAAGCGAACTGTCGCTCAGCATGGCGGTCTCTGCCTATGTCCTGGTAAGAGTGCTTTTTCAGACACCGATGGGTATGATCTCGGACCGGGTGGGAAGGAAAAAGATGGTTGCATACGGTCTGTTGCTTAACGTTCCCATAGTCATAGGGCTTGGCTATGCAGGCAGCATAACAGAACTTATAATCCTGCGTGCTTTGCAGGGCATTTCCATGGCTGCGGTCGAGACTCCTGTCATGGCACTCGCTGTAGAACTGACAGGTGGTAATGCAGTTAGCTCAAGGGTCAGCATCATAACTGCAGCGCAGGCCGGTGGCATGGCTCTGGGACCGATAATGGGAGGACTGCTTGCAGGCTATGTTTCATTCCGGACGCCTTTCTATCTGTGCGGAGCGCTTATCCTTCTATCCTTTTTCCTGATACTTGCAAAGGTGAAAGAGCCCGGGAAGACTAATGGTTGA
- a CDS encoding signal transduction histidine kinase translates to MLGATLAGLVILLFLGSQVILINSFDHLEREELKEDMQNARNSLYWDMKDLEKKTADWSVWNETYYFVRDNNSNYINAYLVDETFINQRISFVLFYNESGTLVYSKGMDLSNMTQVPPPLMLIDHLEENRYLLEHNTRDSRKTGMLYLADVPIILTSQPIILSNEDTPIGGVILMGRFLDQAEQDLLSDKTNLSLEVLLAQETEEVRDNTGIKLSSGEEIYLSLANRSIITGSILLNDIYGQPSLALDVSSPRTIHLQGRATMIYFLMILLLVAGVFGSVTLYLLENSFFLRLKDLNTDIKNIGESRDLSRRIYEEGNDEISNLSKSMNLLLESLEQSGHLVLKKDATIKAIIQAMPDMVFQIRREGTICNYKLSTGECLYESPDRLPDIRIADVLPEDIAMKELIVIAEVLKTGKMQTMQYQLPVKGEMRDFEARIVVSGEDEVMSVVKDITDIKKAEEAHKKDILLREIHHRVKNNLQVISSLLNLQSRKFRDKEVIEAFKESQHRARSMAMAHERLCRSQDIEKVNMEDYIKSLSEYLVSSYGFSRDEVQINLNIKNVIFGIDTSIPLGLIINEMVSNSLKHAFHKGPGKISIDIYPEGDDFIMNISDDGTGFPENIDFRNTDSLGMQLVNSLVEQIDGKIELYRNKGTEFRITFKELSYVRRDC, encoded by the coding sequence ATGCTTGGTGCCACACTTGCCGGGTTGGTCATTTTACTTTTCCTGGGTTCCCAGGTGATCCTGATCAATAGTTTCGATCATCTTGAGAGAGAAGAGCTGAAGGAGGATATGCAGAATGCAAGGAACTCCCTGTACTGGGACATGAAGGACCTCGAGAAGAAAACGGCAGACTGGTCCGTATGGAATGAGACTTACTACTTCGTTCGTGATAATAACAGCAACTACATCAACGCCTATCTCGTAGATGAGACATTTATCAACCAGAGAATAAGCTTTGTACTGTTCTATAACGAGTCAGGCACACTGGTATATTCAAAGGGCATGGACCTATCGAATATGACACAGGTGCCACCACCACTAATGCTTATCGATCACCTTGAAGAGAACAGATATTTACTGGAACATAATACAAGGGACAGCAGAAAAACAGGAATGCTATATCTGGCAGATGTGCCTATTATTCTAACTTCCCAGCCTATAATCTTAAGCAATGAGGATACCCCCATCGGAGGGGTTATCCTGATGGGACGTTTCCTGGACCAGGCAGAACAGGATTTGCTTTCTGACAAGACAAACCTTTCACTTGAAGTGCTATTAGCGCAGGAAACTGAGGAGGTAAGAGATAATACAGGAATCAAGCTTAGTTCAGGAGAGGAGATATATTTAAGCCTGGCGAACAGAAGCATAATCACCGGGAGCATCTTACTCAATGATATCTATGGACAGCCTTCTCTCGCGCTGGATGTAAGCAGCCCTCGCACCATTCACCTTCAGGGCAGAGCCACCATGATATACTTTTTAATGATTCTGCTGCTTGTAGCCGGTGTTTTCGGATCTGTGACCCTGTACCTGCTTGAGAACTCTTTCTTTTTGCGCCTGAAAGATCTCAATACGGACATAAAGAATATAGGGGAAAGCCGGGACCTTTCAAGACGCATCTATGAAGAAGGCAATGACGAGATATCCAACCTCAGCAAATCGATGAACCTGCTGCTTGAATCACTTGAGCAGTCCGGACACCTCGTCCTGAAAAAGGATGCAACTATAAAAGCAATCATCCAGGCCATGCCTGACATGGTATTCCAGATAAGAAGAGAAGGGACAATATGTAATTATAAACTCTCTACAGGTGAATGCCTTTACGAATCCCCTGACCGGCTCCCGGACATAAGGATAGCTGATGTATTGCCGGAAGACATTGCAATGAAAGAGCTAATTGTCATCGCAGAAGTGCTGAAAACAGGAAAAATGCAGACCATGCAGTACCAGTTGCCTGTAAAAGGAGAGATGAGGGATTTTGAGGCACGCATAGTTGTGAGCGGAGAGGACGAGGTTATGTCCGTGGTAAAAGATATCACAGATATAAAAAAGGCAGAAGAAGCACACAAAAAGGACATACTTCTAAGGGAGATACACCACAGGGTAAAGAACAATCTTCAGGTCATCTCAAGTCTTCTTAACCTCCAGTCCAGAAAATTCAGGGATAAGGAAGTCATTGAAGCATTCAAAGAAAGCCAGCATCGTGCAAGATCCATGGCCATGGCCCATGAAAGGCTCTGCAGGTCGCAGGATATAGAGAAAGTCAACATGGAGGATTACATAAAGAGCCTCTCAGAATATCTTGTCAGTTCTTATGGCTTTTCACGGGATGAAGTCCAAATCAATTTAAATATTAAAAACGTAATATTCGGAATAGACACCTCTATTCCCCTTGGCCTGATAATCAATGAAATGGTATCAAATTCCCTGAAACACGCTTTCCATAAAGGTCCCGGAAAAATATCCATAGATATATACCCGGAGGGAGATGATTTCATCATGAATATCAGCGACGATGGAACAGGGTTTCCTGAAAATATAGATTTCAGGAACACGGATTCGCTTGGCATGCAACTGGTGAACTCGCTTGTGGAGCAGATAGATGGAAAGATCGAGCTCTATAGGAACAAAGGCACAGAATTCAGAATAACTTTCAAGGAACTCTCCTATGTAAGAAGGGACTGTTGA